Proteins encoded by one window of Blautia argi:
- a CDS encoding phosphatase PAP2 family protein gives MEWEFAVLDMLQNIQNPVLTKIMAFTTMLGEAGWFWILLGMVLLCTKKFRPCGIAVLLALVLDFILANVILKPLVARPRPCWIKDTVELLVRVPKDYSFPSGHTMASFAAAGALLLTNRRLGICSLILAVLMGISRLYFYVHFPTDVLAGMILGIFCGFAGVYLMKRIPVKEK, from the coding sequence ATGGAATGGGAATTTGCAGTTTTGGATATGCTGCAAAATATACAAAATCCGGTGCTTACGAAAATTATGGCATTTACTACCATGCTGGGAGAAGCAGGCTGGTTCTGGATTCTGTTGGGCATGGTGCTTCTTTGCACAAAGAAATTCCGTCCCTGCGGAATTGCGGTATTGCTTGCATTGGTACTGGATTTTATTCTGGCAAATGTAATTTTAAAGCCTCTGGTTGCCCGTCCCAGACCCTGCTGGATAAAGGATACGGTAGAGCTTCTGGTGCGGGTTCCAAAGGATTATTCTTTCCCCTCCGGGCATACCATGGCTTCTTTTGCAGCAGCAGGCGCTCTGCTTCTGACGAACCGGCGGCTTGGAATCTGTAGCTTGATTCTGGCAGTTCTCATGGGAATCTCCAGGTTGTATTTTTACGTACATTTCCCTACAGATGTGCTTGCAGGTATGATATTGGGAATTTTCTGTGGTTTTGCAGGGGTGTATCTGATGAAAAGGATACCGGTTAAGGAGAAATAA
- a CDS encoding DNA gyrase/topoisomerase IV subunit B: MAKKNTYDASSITVLEGLEAVRKRPGMYIGSVSRKGLNHLIYEIVDNAVDEHLAGFCKNIRVILEADGSATIEDDGRGIPVGMHEKGMSAERLVFTTLHAGGKFDDSVYKTSGGLHGVGSSVVNALSEYLDIKISTGGYVHHDHYERGVPTIELEDGLLPKLGRTKATGTLVNFLPDAEIFEKTRFSSTEVKSRLHETSYLNPELTIVFEDKRGEVPEKIVYHEPEGIVGFIRDLNKKSEVVHEPVYFKGECDGITVEAAFQYVNEFRENVLGFCNNIYNSEGGTHLTGFKTTFTSVMNTYARELGILKEKDSNFTGADVRNGMTAVVSIKHPAPRFEGQTKTKLDNQDAAKATGKVTGEEIVLYFDRNLDVLKSVLACAEKSAKIRKTEEKAKTNLLTKQKYSFDSNGKLSNCEKRDPSLCEIFIVEGDSAGGSAKTARDRSFQAILPIRGKILNVEKATIDKVLANAEIKTMINAFGCGFSEGYGNDFDITKLRYDKIIIMADADVDGAHISTLLLTLFYRFMPELIYEGHVYIAMPPLYKAMPSKGKEEYLYDDKALEHYRKKHKGPFTLQRYKGLGEMDAEQLWETTLNPETRMLRLVEIEDARMASEVTEVLMGTEVPPRKAFIYEHARDAELDI, translated from the coding sequence ATGGCGAAAAAGAATACTTATGATGCCAGCAGTATTACAGTGCTGGAAGGACTGGAAGCGGTGCGTAAACGCCCTGGTATGTATATCGGAAGTGTGTCCCGCAAGGGTCTGAATCATTTGATTTATGAAATTGTGGATAATGCAGTAGACGAGCATCTGGCCGGCTTTTGCAAAAATATTCGGGTGATTCTGGAGGCGGACGGGTCTGCCACTATAGAGGACGATGGAAGAGGAATCCCGGTGGGTATGCATGAAAAGGGAATGTCAGCCGAGCGTCTGGTTTTTACCACCCTGCATGCAGGCGGAAAGTTTGATGATTCTGTCTATAAAACAAGCGGCGGACTGCATGGAGTTGGTTCTTCAGTAGTAAACGCTCTGTCTGAGTATCTGGATATTAAAATCAGCACCGGAGGGTATGTACATCATGACCACTATGAGCGTGGTGTGCCTACCATTGAGCTGGAGGACGGACTGCTTCCAAAGCTGGGAAGAACAAAGGCTACAGGAACCCTGGTGAATTTTTTGCCTGATGCGGAAATTTTTGAGAAAACCAGATTTTCTTCCACGGAGGTCAAGAGTCGTCTTCATGAAACCTCGTATCTGAATCCGGAGCTTACCATTGTGTTTGAGGATAAGCGGGGAGAAGTCCCTGAAAAAATCGTGTATCATGAGCCAGAGGGGATTGTGGGATTTATTCGGGATTTGAATAAAAAGAGCGAGGTAGTCCATGAGCCTGTTTATTTTAAAGGGGAGTGCGATGGCATTACCGTAGAGGCAGCTTTTCAGTATGTCAATGAATTTCGGGAAAATGTGCTGGGATTTTGTAACAATATTTATAACTCTGAGGGAGGTACCCACCTTACAGGTTTTAAGACCACTTTTACCTCTGTGATGAATACTTATGCCAGAGAATTGGGAATTTTAAAGGAAAAGGATTCCAACTTTACAGGAGCTGATGTGCGTAATGGTATGACTGCGGTGGTATCTATTAAGCACCCTGCGCCCCGATTTGAGGGACAGACTAAGACAAAACTGGATAACCAGGACGCTGCAAAGGCCACAGGAAAGGTAACGGGAGAGGAGATTGTCCTGTATTTTGACAGAAATCTGGACGTTTTAAAGAGTGTGCTTGCCTGTGCTGAGAAATCTGCGAAAATCAGAAAAACAGAGGAAAAAGCAAAGACCAATCTTCTGACAAAGCAGAAATATTCTTTTGATTCCAACGGAAAGCTGTCAAACTGTGAAAAAAGAGATCCTTCTTTATGCGAAATTTTCATTGTAGAGGGAGATTCCGCAGGGGGCAGTGCCAAGACAGCCAGAGATAGGAGCTTTCAGGCAATTTTGCCTATCCGGGGAAAAATTTTAAATGTGGAGAAGGCAACCATTGACAAGGTGCTTGCCAATGCGGAGATTAAAACCATGATTAATGCTTTTGGCTGCGGCTTTTCCGAGGGCTATGGCAATGATTTTGATATTACAAAGTTACGCTATGACAAGATTATTATTATGGCAGATGCAGACGTGGACGGAGCTCATATTTCCACGCTTTTGCTGACCCTGTTTTATCGTTTTATGCCAGAGCTTATTTATGAAGGGCATGTATATATTGCCATGCCACCCCTTTATAAGGCTATGCCTTCAAAGGGCAAGGAAGAATACCTTTATGATGACAAGGCGTTAGAGCATTACAGGAAAAAACATAAAGGTCCCTTTACCCTGCAAAGATACAAGGGTCTGGGAGAAATGGACGCAGAGCAACTCTGGGAAACCACCTTAAATCCGGAAACCCGTATGCTGCGTCTGGTGGAAATCGAAGATGCCAGAATGGCGTCAGAGGTTACAGAGGTGCTTATGGGAACAGAGGTGCCGCCGCGTAAGGCATTTATTTATGAGCATGCCCGTGATGCGGAATTAGATATATAG
- a CDS encoding DNA gyrase/topoisomerase IV subunit A, which produces MAKNQDNIIRTEYSEIMQKSYIDYAMSVIIARALPDVRDGLKPVQRRTLYDMYELGIRYDRPYRKCARIVGDTMGKYHPHGDSSIYEALVVMAQEFKKGQPLVDGHGNFGSIEGDGAAAMRYTEARLQKITQEVYLGDLDKNVVDFVSNFDETEKEPEVLPVRVPNLLVNGADGIAVGMATSIPPHNLGEVLDGVIAYMKNNEITTEELMQYIKGPDFPTGGIVVNKDDLLSIYESGTGKIRIRGKVEVEKGKNGKSLLVITEIPYTMIGANIGKFLNDVAALSETKKTTDIADISNQSSKEGIRIVLELKKGADIENLKNMLYKKTRLEDTFGVNMLAVAQGRPETLGLKQIIEHHVDFQFEVATRKYSSLLKKEKENQEIQEGLIQACDVIDLIIEILRGSKSREQVKNCLISGMTEGIRFKTKTSERQAKKLRFTERQAGAILDMRLYKLIGLEMETLMAEHAETLKKIARYEDILNHYDSMAEVIITELKQIKKEYARDRRTAVENAAEAVYEEKKIEETEVVFLMDRFGYVRTIDKGTYERNKETADSENKYVFSCMNTDKICLFTDSGRMHLVKVLDLPYGKLRDKGTPVDNVSNYDSSTEQLVFVGAQTALKCAKICFATAKGMVKLVDGAEFDVAKRTIVATKLSEGDKVVLVQNADPMEYMVLQTKKGFFLKFLKEEIPEKKKNALGVRGIRMDDKDELSHAYMLESRTDYEIVYKEKQMILNKLKLAKRDTKGTKVRV; this is translated from the coding sequence ATGGCGAAGAATCAGGATAATATTATCAGAACCGAGTATTCGGAAATTATGCAGAAGTCATATATTGACTATGCAATGAGCGTTATTATAGCCCGTGCCCTGCCGGACGTCAGGGACGGCTTAAAGCCTGTGCAAAGAAGGACGCTGTATGATATGTATGAGCTGGGTATCCGCTATGACCGTCCATACAGAAAATGCGCCCGCATTGTGGGAGATACTATGGGTAAGTATCATCCACATGGGGACAGCTCTATTTATGAAGCTCTGGTGGTTATGGCGCAGGAGTTTAAAAAGGGACAGCCTTTGGTAGACGGTCATGGAAACTTTGGCTCCATTGAAGGCGACGGCGCGGCTGCTATGCGATATACAGAGGCAAGACTGCAGAAAATCACCCAGGAGGTATACCTGGGGGATCTGGATAAGAACGTAGTGGATTTTGTTTCCAACTTTGACGAAACAGAGAAGGAGCCGGAGGTGCTTCCTGTGCGCGTTCCCAATTTGCTGGTAAACGGTGCAGATGGCATTGCGGTAGGAATGGCAACCAGCATTCCGCCTCACAATCTGGGCGAGGTACTGGACGGTGTGATTGCCTATATGAAGAACAATGAAATTACTACAGAGGAGCTGATGCAGTACATCAAGGGTCCGGATTTTCCAACCGGGGGTATTGTGGTTAATAAAGACGATTTGCTGTCCATATATGAAAGCGGAACTGGAAAAATCAGAATCCGGGGAAAGGTAGAGGTAGAAAAAGGGAAAAACGGAAAAAGTCTGCTGGTGATCACAGAAATCCCTTATACCATGATTGGCGCTAATATCGGAAAATTTCTAAATGATGTGGCAGCACTCAGTGAAACAAAGAAAACTACAGATATTGCGGATATTTCCAACCAGTCTTCCAAGGAAGGCATTCGCATTGTGCTGGAGTTGAAAAAGGGAGCAGACATTGAAAATCTGAAGAATATGCTGTATAAGAAAACACGGCTTGAGGATACCTTTGGCGTCAACATGCTGGCAGTGGCACAGGGAAGACCGGAAACACTGGGCTTAAAACAGATTATTGAGCATCATGTGGATTTCCAGTTTGAGGTGGCAACCAGAAAGTACAGCAGTCTTTTGAAAAAAGAAAAAGAAAATCAGGAAATTCAGGAAGGTCTGATTCAGGCCTGTGATGTCATTGACCTGATTATTGAGATTTTAAGAGGCAGTAAAAGCAGGGAGCAGGTAAAAAACTGCCTCATAAGCGGTATGACAGAGGGAATCCGTTTTAAGACAAAGACCAGTGAGCGTCAGGCAAAGAAGCTGCGCTTTACAGAGCGTCAAGCAGGGGCAATTCTGGACATGCGTCTTTATAAACTCATAGGTCTGGAAATGGAAACCCTCATGGCAGAACACGCGGAAACCTTGAAAAAAATTGCCAGATATGAGGATATTTTGAATCATTACGATTCCATGGCAGAGGTGATTATCACGGAACTGAAGCAGATAAAAAAGGAATATGCAAGAGATAGACGGACGGCTGTGGAAAATGCGGCAGAGGCTGTATATGAGGAAAAGAAAATTGAGGAAACGGAAGTGGTATTTCTGATGGATCGCTTTGGCTATGTGCGTACCATAGACAAGGGAACCTATGAGCGCAATAAGGAAACCGCAGACAGTGAAAATAAATATGTCTTTTCCTGTATGAACACAGATAAAATCTGTCTGTTCACAGACTCAGGGCGTATGCATCTGGTAAAAGTGCTGGATTTGCCTTACGGAAAGCTGCGGGATAAAGGAACTCCGGTAGACAATGTGAGCAATTATGACAGCAGCACAGAACAGCTTGTCTTTGTAGGAGCCCAGACAGCGTTAAAGTGTGCGAAGATTTGCTTTGCCACAGCAAAGGGTATGGTAAAGCTGGTAGACGGCGCAGAATTTGATGTGGCAAAGAGAACCATTGTTGCCACCAAGCTCAGTGAGGGCGATAAGGTGGTTCTGGTACAGAATGCAGATCCTATGGAATATATGGTGCTTCAGACAAAGAAGGGATTTTTCCTGAAATTCTTAAAAGAAGAAATACCGGAAAAGAAGAAAAATGCTCTGGGTGTCAGAGGAATCCGTATGGACGACAAGGACGAGCTTTCTCATGCTTATATGCTGGAGAGCAGAACAGATTATGAGATTGTCTATAAGGAAAAGCAGATGATACTGAATAAGCTGAAGCTGGCAAAACGGGATACAAAGGGTACGAAGGTGCGTGTCTGA
- a CDS encoding transglutaminase domain-containing protein, which yields MKKKKDGRGVLLAMVLLFAVLAGCSKDNPEEVFFSEGGQAEAEISKAEAAKEILPEKKLEESEEELFYGYQSLNTEEQQVYRQLIQGMESFQEEIRLSPVTEEQLSAIANLVMIDHPEYFWTDGAFEYWKEEYPDGSVKGMRVSPNYLVNRQEAEEIGRQIEAQAEAWIGEIPADTDTYGKIKAVYELLIRNVEYEETSPDNQNIRSVFLGKSTVCMGYAKATQYLLNKMGIFCTLVTGEITEGTSSRHAWNLVKIGENYYYVDTTWGNPRYDAQTATEIDVYYSYLCCTEEFLGRTHRANDDIPLPVCDDDRYNYYKNAGCWYETYDPEQIRQVLTQDVNAGRQKTELYFARQEDYDRAVQDLVNGSLVKEAMQNTSVLQPGQGISWNIYSGGQDRLLVLVWRP from the coding sequence TTGAAAAAGAAAAAAGACGGTAGAGGTGTGCTTCTTGCTATGGTGTTATTGTTCGCAGTCCTGGCAGGCTGTAGTAAAGACAATCCAGAGGAAGTCTTTTTCTCTGAGGGCGGACAGGCAGAAGCTGAGATTTCAAAAGCTGAGGCAGCAAAAGAAATCCTTCCGGAAAAGAAGCTGGAAGAATCAGAGGAAGAGCTTTTTTACGGATATCAGTCTTTAAATACAGAGGAGCAGCAGGTATATCGGCAGTTGATTCAGGGAATGGAGAGCTTTCAGGAGGAAATCAGACTGTCCCCTGTAACAGAGGAACAACTGTCTGCCATTGCGAATCTGGTGATGATAGACCACCCGGAATATTTCTGGACAGACGGCGCCTTTGAGTATTGGAAGGAGGAATATCCGGACGGCTCTGTAAAGGGAATGCGAGTTTCTCCCAACTATCTGGTAAACAGACAGGAGGCAGAAGAGATAGGGCGGCAGATAGAGGCGCAGGCAGAAGCCTGGATAGGAGAGATACCTGCTGACACAGATACCTATGGGAAGATAAAAGCCGTGTACGAGCTGCTGATTCGGAATGTGGAATATGAGGAAACAAGTCCTGATAATCAGAATATACGCAGCGTTTTTCTGGGAAAAAGCACGGTATGTATGGGCTATGCAAAGGCAACTCAGTATCTGCTGAATAAAATGGGAATTTTCTGCACACTGGTAACAGGAGAGATTACAGAAGGAACCAGTTCCAGACATGCATGGAATCTGGTGAAAATAGGAGAAAACTATTATTATGTGGACACAACCTGGGGAAATCCTCGCTACGATGCCCAGACAGCTACAGAGATTGACGTGTATTACAGCTATCTGTGCTGTACAGAGGAATTTCTGGGACGGACACATCGGGCAAATGACGATATTCCTCTTCCGGTCTGTGATGATGACCGCTATAATTACTACAAAAATGCAGGCTGCTGGTATGAAACCTATGACCCTGAACAGATTCGGCAGGTTTTGACTCAGGACGTCAACGCAGGCAGACAAAAAACAGAACTGTATTTTGCAAGGCAGGAGGATTATGACAGGGCAGTGCAGGATTTGGTAAACGGCTCTTTGGTAAAAGAGGCCATGCAGAATACCTCTGTGCTGCAGCCAGGACAGGGTATTTCGTGGAATATCTATTCTGGCGGTCAGGACAGGCTTTTGGTTTTGGTGTGGAGACCATAA
- a CDS encoding ribosome maturation factor RimP produces the protein MSKKEVYEQKAEALIEPIVAAHGFELVDVEYVKEGSNFYLRAYIDKPQGITVEDCEVVSRAFSEKLDEEDFIEDAYIMEVSSPGLGRPLKKEKDYKRSMGKELEIRTYRAVNREKEFYGILTAYDENSVTIDCKGEEKTFQKSDIALIRLAFDF, from the coding sequence ATGAGCAAAAAAGAAGTATACGAACAGAAGGCAGAGGCATTGATTGAGCCCATTGTAGCTGCCCATGGTTTTGAACTGGTAGATGTGGAGTATGTAAAAGAAGGCAGTAATTTTTATCTGAGGGCTTATATTGACAAACCCCAGGGAATTACTGTAGAAGACTGTGAGGTTGTAAGCAGAGCCTTTTCCGAAAAGCTGGACGAAGAAGATTTTATCGAGGACGCCTATATTATGGAGGTCAGTTCTCCGGGGCTGGGAAGACCTTTGAAAAAGGAAAAAGATTATAAACGAAGCATGGGAAAGGAACTGGAAATCAGAACCTACCGCGCAGTAAACAGAGAAAAGGAATTTTATGGGATTTTAACAGCATACGATGAAAACAGTGTGACCATTGACTGCAAAGGAGAGGAAAAGACCTTCCAGAAGTCAGATATTGCACTGATACGGCTTGCTTTTGATTTTTAA
- the nusA gene encoding transcription termination factor NusA → MNTELLEALNILEKEKSISKDTLLEAIEQSLLQACKNHFGKADNIKVNINHETCDFSVFAEKTVVEEVLDPVTEISLADAKMMHSQYALGDVVNVEVKSKEFGRIATQNAKNVILQKIREEERKVIFNEYYGKERDIVTGIVQRSMGRNYSINLGKADAVLTENEQVKTEVFQPTERIKLYILEVKDTPKGPKILVSRTHPELVKRLFEAEVTEVKDGTVEIKSIAREAGSRTKIAVWSNDPDVDPVGACVGMNGARVNSIVEELRGEKIDIINWSDNPALLIENALSPAKVISVMADPEEKTAMVIVPDFQLSLAIGKEGQNARLAARLTGFKIDIKSETQAREAGDFQYYENEEGEEAAEETQELTPDYSEEAAEEYACEETEEAYEDAEESEE, encoded by the coding sequence ATGAACACAGAATTATTGGAAGCGCTGAATATTCTGGAAAAAGAAAAATCCATCAGTAAAGATACGTTACTGGAAGCGATTGAGCAGTCTTTGCTTCAGGCATGCAAAAACCATTTCGGAAAGGCAGACAACATCAAGGTTAATATCAATCATGAGACCTGTGATTTCAGTGTGTTTGCAGAAAAAACCGTAGTGGAGGAGGTTTTGGACCCTGTAACAGAAATCAGCCTCGCAGATGCCAAAATGATGCATTCCCAGTATGCTCTGGGCGATGTGGTAAATGTGGAGGTAAAATCAAAGGAATTTGGCCGTATTGCCACACAGAATGCCAAGAACGTGATTCTGCAGAAAATCCGTGAAGAGGAAAGAAAAGTTATCTTCAATGAATATTACGGAAAAGAAAGAGATATTGTAACCGGTATTGTGCAGAGAAGCATGGGCAGAAATTACAGCATTAACCTGGGTAAGGCAGATGCAGTCCTGACAGAAAACGAGCAGGTGAAAACAGAGGTGTTCCAGCCTACAGAGAGGATCAAACTGTATATTCTGGAGGTGAAGGATACACCAAAGGGACCGAAGATTCTGGTATCCAGAACACACCCGGAACTTGTAAAACGTCTGTTTGAGGCAGAGGTTACAGAAGTAAAGGACGGTACTGTGGAAATTAAGAGTATTGCCAGAGAAGCAGGATCCCGTACCAAGATTGCTGTATGGAGCAACGATCCGGACGTAGATCCGGTAGGTGCATGCGTGGGTATGAACGGTGCAAGAGTAAATTCTATTGTAGAGGAATTAAGAGGAGAAAAAATTGATATTATCAACTGGAGCGACAATCCGGCGCTTCTCATTGAAAATGCGTTAAGCCCGGCAAAGGTTATTTCTGTTATGGCAGATCCGGAAGAAAAAACCGCTATGGTGATTGTACCGGATTTTCAACTTTCCCTTGCCATTGGTAAGGAAGGTCAGAATGCCAGACTGGCAGCCAGACTGACTGGATTTAAGATTGATATTAAGAGTGAAACACAGGCAAGAGAAGCAGGAGATTTCCAGTATTACGAAAATGAGGAAGGGGAAGAAGCAGCTGAGGAAACACAGGAGCTGACCCCGGATTACAGCGAAGAGGCTGCAGAGGAGTATGCTTGCGAGGAAACAGAGGAAGCATATGAGGACGCAGAAGAATCAGAAGAGTAA
- the rnpM gene encoding RNase P modulator RnpM, with product MSTVRKIPMRKCVGCGEMKSKKELLRVLKTTDEEIVLDTTGRKNGRGAYLCFDKNCLEKAMKNKGLERSLKTAIPKEVYESLTKEFEKLEHA from the coding sequence ATGAGTACAGTACGGAAAATTCCCATGCGTAAATGTGTAGGCTGCGGTGAGATGAAAAGCAAAAAAGAGCTGCTTCGTGTGCTGAAAACCACAGACGAGGAGATTGTGCTGGACACCACAGGCCGCAAAAATGGACGGGGCGCATATTTGTGCTTTGATAAGAATTGTCTGGAAAAAGCCATGAAAAACAAGGGGCTTGAGCGGTCTTTAAAAACAGCCATACCAAAAGAAGTATATGAAAGCCTGACAAAGGAGTTTGAGAAACTTGAACATGCGTAA
- a CDS encoding L7Ae/L30e/S12e/Gadd45 family ribosomal protein, producing MNMRKELSLLGLAAKAGKIVSGEFATENAVKAGKAFLVLTAEDASDNTKKKFRDMCTFYQVPFYSIGTKEELGIAIGKEYRASLALTDENFAVATVKKLEKTGL from the coding sequence TTGAACATGCGTAAGGAACTGTCCCTTCTGGGACTTGCGGCAAAAGCCGGAAAAATTGTCAGCGGAGAATTTGCCACAGAAAACGCCGTGAAAGCAGGCAAGGCGTTTCTGGTGCTTACTGCAGAGGACGCCTCTGACAATACAAAGAAAAAATTCAGAGATATGTGTACGTTTTATCAGGTACCTTTTTACAGTATCGGAACAAAGGAGGAATTGGGAATCGCCATAGGAAAGGAATATCGGGCGTCATTGGCGCTGACTGATGAGAATTTTGCTGTGGCAACGGTGAAAAAACTGGAAAAAACAGGACTTTAA